One Luteibacter aegosomaticola genomic window carries:
- a CDS encoding pilus assembly protein PilP has product MTSARHLHLRLAAASLALVALAGCTRGQSDLRDWVDAEKHKKGEPIPPLPVIRTFETFAYQDQTARDPFSPSTAEMDNSAANGPRPDENRPKEPLEMFSLDTLKMVGTVGAGPSLEALVKDPGGVIHRVHRNEYMGQSYGRVTAVGEDRIDLVELVPNGTGGWMERPASIAVGDK; this is encoded by the coding sequence GTGACCAGCGCCCGTCACCTCCACCTCCGCCTCGCGGCGGCCAGCCTCGCCCTGGTGGCGCTGGCCGGCTGCACGCGCGGCCAGTCCGACCTGCGTGACTGGGTCGACGCCGAGAAGCACAAGAAGGGTGAGCCGATCCCGCCGTTGCCGGTGATCCGCACCTTCGAAACGTTTGCGTACCAGGACCAGACCGCACGTGATCCGTTCAGCCCGAGCACGGCCGAAATGGATAACTCGGCGGCCAACGGCCCCCGGCCGGACGAGAACCGTCCGAAGGAGCCGTTGGAGATGTTCTCCCTGGATACGCTGAAGATGGTTGGCACGGTAGGTGCAGGACCCAGCCTGGAGGCCCTCGTGAAGGACCCGGGTGGTGTCATTCATCGGGTGCATCGCAATGAGTACATGGGGCAGTCGTACGGCCGCGTCACGGCCGTGGGGGAAGACCGCATCGATCTGGTCGAACTGGTACCGAACGGTACCGGCGGCTGGATGGAGCGTCCGGCAAGCATCGCGGTCGGCGACAAATAA